The DNA region GCGGTCCCGAGGATGGTGAAGGGCAGGTTGTGGGGGATGATCGCGTGGTTGCCGGAGCCCTTGCGCTTGCCGATGAATATGGCCGTCATGAAGGCGGCTATGCCAGCGTTGATATGCACGACCGTTCCCCCGGCGAAATCGAGGGCCCCCATCTCCCTGAGCCACCCCCCTATTCCCCAGACCCAGTGGCACACGGGGTCATAGACAAAGGTCGCCCAGAGTATCGTGAAGATGAGGAAAGCGGCAAACTTCATGCGCTCGGCAAAGGCCCCGATGATGAGCGCCGGTGTTATGACGGCGAACATCATCTGAAAGACCATGAAGAGCTGGTGGGGAATGGTCGCGGCGTAGTCCGCGTAGGGGGCAAGTCCCACCCCCTTGAGGCCCACCCACTCGAAGCCTCCCCAGAATCCCTTCCCGGGACCGAAAGAAAGGCTGTACCCGTAGAGCACCCATTGAACGCTTATCACGCAAAGGATGGTGAAGCATTGCATCAGGATGCCAAGGACGTTCTTCTTGCCCACCATTCCTCCGTAGAAGAACGCAAGCCCCGGGGTCATGAGCATGACAAGGGCCGTGGCCACGATAAGCCATGCCGTATCCCCGGTATCGGCCTTTGCCGCCGCCGGTGGCGCTGGTGCCGCGGGGCTTGCCTGTGCGGGAGCCTGCGCCGGTCCCTGTCCGGGTCCGGCCTGTGCCCAGGCAAGCCCCACAGGCATCACGAACAGGGCGAACAGTACAAACAGTGCAAGAAGTTTCTTCATCTTTACGCCTCCTCCGTAAAATAAGGAA from Syntrophorhabdus sp. includes:
- a CDS encoding ammonium transporter; translation: MKKLLALFVLFALFVMPVGLAWAQAGPGQGPAQAPAQASPAAPAPPAAAKADTGDTAWLIVATALVMLMTPGLAFFYGGMVGKKNVLGILMQCFTILCVISVQWVLYGYSLSFGPGKGFWGGFEWVGLKGVGLAPYADYAATIPHQLFMVFQMMFAVITPALIIGAFAERMKFAAFLIFTILWATFVYDPVCHWVWGIGGWLREMGALDFAGGTVVHINAGIAAFMTAIFIGKRKGSGNHAIIPHNLPFTILGTALLWFGWFGFNAGSSLGANDIAVNAFVVTNTAAAAAGLTWALIDWIFNKKPTMLGMATGAVGGLVAITPAAGFVSALSAILIGVFVSVFCYFAVAWIKPRFGYDDALDVFGVHCVGGIWGALATGLFASKAVNPAGADGLFFGNPKQFLVQVIATAVTIAYSFVAS